TCCGATCTTACAAAAAGTGTAGCGAGCGTTGTATGATTTTGAATGATGCCTATTCtttaacgattttttttttgcgaaaGTCTTGATTTGGTCGTTAATACGATTAAGTGATCTCTCTCAGTATTTTCCTTTTAAGGCACCCAACGTCACATTTTAAGATCGCATTTTTTCACCAGATATGCTGTACGATAGGGCCTTCactgttttattattatctgaCAATTCATTTAAAATTCAGTTTGAAAATGGAATATCAGTTTCTTTAGATAAAATCTAATACAGGCTTTAATGACACGataataaccatgataatgTCATCATACCCCTATCAtaatactatcattattattgctctTTTTGAGATACAGCAAGAATGGGTCATGTCTAAAACATGGTGCTAgataagagaaaataaattaaaaaaaaacattataatgGAGTGTAATGGAGAATTCATACAAGAAACCGTCTGCACAGCCTCAATATTTCAAAGGTTAACTGATTTTAAATTGTAGATCTTCGTTTCATTTTGGTTGTTGTTGAAAGAGTGATACGTAAGTTTTCTTCGTTTACATGCGTTAATAAttgccttcttttttgttttcgtTGTAGGACTTTTTTCATCTGACTAAACATCATCAGACAACGTACTAAAGGCAAAGATTCAGACTTGCATAGATTTCATTTGACATCCGATTGACAAGCAGCAGTGAGCAGAAGTAGGCATCACGGTAAATACGCCCTCTCACTGAATGGGAAGATATTGGAACACCGTAATCATATCTCCACCGCGGTCAAAAATGAATTCACCGCCGAGCCCTAGCAGTCCCAAATCACCGAGTAAATTCCTCCAGACGCTAAGGAACTCGCCTTCATTACTACGGAAACGATTCATGAATTCTGATAGTGAGTTATACTGCGACGGAACCAAGGAGCGATCATTCCATGTGCGTTACGATGGACGCGTAACGGTGCGGTCACTGCGGGTTCGTGACGCGGTTACCGCGGTCGAAAAATTAGCCCCGTTATGTAAAGCGCACCAAAACCACCACCAGCCAATCAACACCACGTGTTCGTTGCGCGTTGATAAAAGCACGATCACATTCGAAGACTGCTCCCATGATGTTCTTGAGTCGTTACCGCTGTTCTGCATCGCGTATTGCGCGACGGATCTCAGGCATCCACGCGCGGTGGCGTTGACGTGCAAAACAAGAGAATCTATCCATTGTTACGTATTCGAAGCGACGTCGCGGGACAAAGCGTCAGAAATTGTGAACTATGTGAGGAAAGCTTTTGAAGCAGCCTGGATGGACTGGAAAAGAAGTCACCCAGAAGGTGAAGATCCGAGAGAAAGGCAAATCAGATTATCACCTCCTGGACATGTACCGCTTTAACAatcgaagaaaaaaaacacatttatatcaaatatgCCAGAGTAACCATGGGAACgctgaaatatgataaattGTGTGCTATATCATTTTCTTGCCTATAATTATGACAGCTTTTTATTCATATCCCGAGTTCTGTTGTATCAGAGCCTGCGGTCTCAGTTTCAAGTGACGCGAGAGAGATAGAGTTACTGGTAATATTATAATGAATGTCTCAATTTAACTTCTTGCCATGTGACTTTTGTAtaagtttctttttatttctctttcgtTATGgcaatgatttcttttttttaattttgactcGGTATTCAGCTACGTAAATGGCCTTATACATATTAATATGCCTATATATACTTTTTGTGAAGAAACTATGTTAATATTCTATTGTTATGGAGAAGAATTATTTGAGTATTAACCATACCAAATTAATTCGTTATGAGAATATAGAGATGTggtcatcattattatgttcAGGTATGCACTCACTTTAATATGATGAGAAATGACGTCTGTGTactgtgataattatgtactaCAATACATGCTTGAAGACTTCTTAATTCTCGGACTTTGAActcaacctacatgtattatgtttgCTTGTCCCTCGTAAATACTTTTCCCGCTTTATTATTAACCAGATTATTTGGGACTTACAAAGATTACACATGATGATTTTCAACCATTGGACAGCTTATTATTTCACCCATGCCTGATTTTATTCGACAACGCCAATCAGGTGCGTCGGTAACCCTATACAAATGTTAATGGTGGTATAAATGCAGACTTGTCGATAGGGAGTTGGGAGGgtgaattgccaattcgtctactgacaactcgtccactcaccacatggtctaatgccattccgtccatcaaaattttcgtctaacaaccacctggtccaataaccatttggtccaatcatcacttcgtcttatCCAGGGCCCTGTACACGGAGGATTAGTCTATTGTtatactgggggtgctgagcattgtcacagcaccgcAGGTAACAATAAATAATCCTCCGTAGCCAGGGTTAGGCCTATGGTCTAATCACCAGGTCGTCTATGGCattttcgtctcataaccagttggtccaatatccatttcattttcattcgaTTTGCACAATTAATAGTCCAATAATGGACTAAAAGGCTACTggacaactggttattagacgaaatggtgaatgGACGTATTGGCAATTATACCATGTgtatagtggacgaactgacggTAGACCAAaatagacgagttggcaattggactaattggcattagacgaattggaactAAACCGTTTGGAGTATTCCATGGGGCACTTTGTCCCCTTGCAATGGTGATGAAATAAAACGCGAGGGAGTTTGAGTggggaaattatttttaaaaaaaatcaatgatacCGGCGTTAAGATTTTGTTCGTGCTTACTGTTGCGggtttcttctctttttcctttctttctataaatatattttttggggtGGCTGTTCTAGGCCAACCCCTTCCACAATTACGTCACATTGATTGTTTCAACTTTGCGTATTGTTTTTAAAGTTGCCATCATCTTTTCAAGTGCAGCATCATTTGGTAAACTAGCCACATGctttgctattaatgtaaaatacaaaacaaacattGATTCTATTGACAATATGGGATATATGTTCAGGATTTCAGCAATGCTGTGCTTAATGAAGGCCTTTTAAACCACTTATTGTATCACGAATATGTTACCACCTAGGTACAATGTTTAAGACATTTGTCCTTATGTATAGTCTTAATTCGCTAGCGTTTTCTTTTTACCTACATTGTTTTAGTCATTTCTGTATTCACTTGTGTGTCTTGTATGTAATTATGAATGGTTACACCATTGATGTTTCTGACCCATACAAAATGtatcatattcatttattctttgaCAATAGATTTCAATATCATCATTAGCGACAGAAACGTGAACCATTCACTATCGTGGTCGCAAGTCTCCTATTTACAAAGATTTGAATGATATGGAATCTAATAAAAGCACATTTtgcaaagaaaatcaaattcagttTGCATTCACCCTATTTTTCTCACAAATGGTAATAttgcacactgcaaaaactccggtgttttTTActaccagcccggaatctatatgtccacatcagaaaagtgttaaacaacacccgTTTTTGGTCTAaaaccagataggtgtttacgCAACACTAATAAGTATTAAAACATCATTCGGTTTTATTCCAAACTGCtgctgtttcaatacttctctggtgtggacagatatcgggctggtgttaaattggCACCGGTATTTTTGCAATGCGATTGTTGAAAGTAACATTTCTGTTACCAGCTCAAATTAGTCAAATGAGTCCAAAGTCGGTAAAACCTAATAATGAAACCCCCGGATGAAACCGtataaagaatggaaaagagaaaaaga
This region of Lytechinus pictus isolate F3 Inbred chromosome 16, Lp3.0, whole genome shotgun sequence genomic DNA includes:
- the LOC135157015 gene encoding uncharacterized protein LOC135157015; the protein is MGRYWNTVIISPPRSKMNSPPSPSSPKSPSKFLQTLRNSPSLLRKRFMNSDSELYCDGTKERSFHVRYDGRVTVRSLRVRDAVTAVEKLAPLCKAHQNHHQPINTTCSLRVDKSTITFEDCSHDVLESLPLFCIAYCATDLRHPRAVALTCKTRESIHCYVFEATSRDKASEIVNYVRKAFEAAWMDWKRSHPEGEDPRERQIRLSPPGHVPL